Proteins from a single region of Armatimonadota bacterium:
- a CDS encoding GAF domain-containing protein: MEVLSPEIKKAPEIEAEQDILIQQTQPAKQYAVRMILCSAALGALIWAIRDLPLFGWIYSNPGVHALTEGYAGLLDLGLIYCMWIHYYVNGERRALLATIAFSGAGTALIAHGITSLINPVSCSIIERVVNYYCIGWQVACAILLAATARDEKVEELETVRRMGKRPIIASLSLSICLAVCLPILARYNLKLQENLPFGLGGFWQCFKEQLANKGLHDALLVTATFAALYVGAHAYAKREDNFTRSLMVFGALIALSQMADAASGLDYSIMWWLAHLFRLCGFFLLVIYMAKEFGASYSDAHARISHLEAVHYMSSSLSNTLDLRVVLLAMVSDMARMLSATYASVMLANEEGTTLTTYATYGLPEMPLNPRKPQNVEGSGRPGFYSGHTAKAFREKRIVVVDDVFADVEFIPWRVLAASSGYAVSVPLVYQDIALGVLNLFFNKHVPLNDEKMRLFQTVASAAAVAIANAQLYEKSLAADLSSAFNPASSPKIRLAS; the protein is encoded by the coding sequence TTGGAAGTATTGTCACCTGAAATTAAAAAAGCTCCCGAAATAGAAGCCGAGCAAGACATATTAATTCAGCAGACGCAGCCTGCAAAACAATACGCCGTCAGGATGATTCTATGTTCGGCTGCATTAGGCGCGCTAATTTGGGCAATTCGGGACCTGCCCCTGTTTGGATGGATATACTCCAACCCAGGGGTACATGCACTCACAGAAGGTTATGCAGGGCTTCTTGACCTTGGTCTAATTTACTGCATGTGGATTCACTATTATGTAAATGGTGAGCGCAGAGCCCTTTTGGCTACAATTGCTTTTAGCGGCGCCGGCACAGCACTTATTGCGCATGGAATAACAAGCTTAATTAATCCAGTCTCTTGTTCAATCATCGAAAGAGTTGTGAACTATTACTGTATAGGTTGGCAAGTCGCTTGCGCTATTCTTCTAGCAGCTACAGCAAGGGACGAAAAGGTGGAAGAGCTCGAAACCGTGCGGCGCATGGGCAAGAGACCTATAATTGCCAGCTTATCCCTTTCTATATGCCTCGCAGTCTGTCTGCCCATACTTGCCAGATACAATTTAAAGTTACAGGAAAATTTGCCATTCGGGCTGGGCGGCTTTTGGCAATGCTTTAAAGAACAATTAGCGAATAAAGGCCTCCATGACGCACTTCTAGTGACTGCCACATTCGCCGCACTATATGTGGGCGCACATGCTTATGCAAAGCGAGAAGACAATTTTACTCGTTCCCTCATGGTCTTTGGCGCATTAATAGCACTCTCGCAGATGGCTGATGCTGCATCTGGGCTAGATTACAGCATTATGTGGTGGCTAGCACATTTGTTTAGGCTCTGTGGCTTCTTCCTACTAGTTATCTATATGGCAAAAGAGTTTGGTGCATCATACTCAGATGCACACGCTAGGATTTCACATTTAGAAGCCGTCCACTATATGTCATCAAGCTTATCGAACACACTCGACCTTCGGGTAGTATTGCTAGCGATGGTTTCTGACATGGCTAGAATGCTTTCTGCCACATATGCTTCGGTCATGCTTGCCAACGAAGAAGGAACAACTCTCACCACCTACGCGACATATGGTTTGCCCGAGATGCCGCTAAACCCAAGGAAGCCGCAGAACGTAGAGGGAAGTGGCCGGCCAGGATTTTATTCCGGCCATACAGCAAAGGCGTTCAGAGAAAAACGCATAGTCGTTGTAGATGATGTCTTCGCAGATGTTGAGTTTATCCCTTGGAGGGTTCTAGCCGCAAGCAGCGGTTATGCTGTATCAGTGCCGCTGGTATATCAAGATATCGCCCTAGGTGTACTAAATTTATTTTTTAACAAACACGTCCCTTTGAATGACGAAAAAATGCGTCTTTTCCAGACGGTTGCATCTGCAGCTGCAGTGGCAATCGCAAATGCTCAGCTATATGAAAAGTCTCTAGCCGCCGACCTCTCCTCTGCTTTCAATCCAGCCTCTTCCCCAAAGATTCGACTGGCATCTTAG